Below is a window of Leptospira hartskeerlii DNA.
GAGTTCGATCGTATCTACAGACAATTAGAAAAAATACGTAAAGACGATACTGTAGAATTTTTAGATGAATCTATGCGTTCCACTTTGGGAAGGATCTCCGAAAACACAAATCGAGTTACAGCTAACGTATCAGGTTCCGGGTTAGAGCCTGGCTCTTTGGGTGGTATACCTCTACTTCTCACATTCAGATGTGGAACTGTTCATTTTATAGTAAAATCCGGACCAAAAAAGATATTCAAAAACGTACATAGAAACAAGGACAAAGTCCTCTACGAAGGAAAAAAATATCCTATCTTCCCGAGTAGATCCATTTATTTTTCTTGGGAAGGAGAAGGTAGAGCCTGGGAAACTGAACCCGGGACCTTACTCATGATCCGTTATCCGGAAGGGAACAGATTTTTTAGATGCGACGCATTAGGTGACACATTCCGTATTCCTGAAGATACTTTTAAAAGAAGATTACAACCGACCGACAAACAGTCCTCCGAGATCCGTTATTATTTCCGCAAAGCGGGTATTCGTTACTATTATATTCCCCAAAAAGGGGAGTGAATATCGGATTCTATGATATTAAAGGAAGTAGATACGGAAAAAGGTCCGATCTCATTTCTGTCGGAAAACGACTATATCATTCGGGATAATGATTCCTTCTTCAATTTGATATATTCTGCAAATAGTGATACGATCGCGATTTATTCTTCAAATCTTCCCGAAAGATTTTTCGATCTGACAACCGGATTTGCTGGAGAGATCTTTCAAAAAATCACCAATTACCAAAAACGTTTTATCATCATTGGCGATTATTCTAATATTACTTCAAAAAGTTTTAAAGATTTAATTTACGAAAGTAACAAAAACGGCAAAGTGATATTTACGGAGACTTTAGAAGAGGGAATATCGCTGCTTAAGTAACTGTTCTAAAAATTTTAAAGAGGAATTATGAAATATTCGAAAATTGCTATATTGATAGTTTTTATAAATCTATTAGGATGTCTTCCTTCGATCTCTGTCGGAGAGGGTTTTCAGGTAAAGGGGAAAAGATATTCAGACGTTTCGGAATTTAAGTCTAAAAAAGTTTATTTAGATCTTACCTATGAATATGGGATTATTAAGGAAGAAACAAAAACAAAGTCAGGCAAAATAGAAAAGAAAACGGATAGAGCAACTCCCGAGGTATATCTACAATTTAGAGATGCTCTCTTTTATGAATTAAAGGGAAAGTATAAGTTGGATGTTGAATTTGGGCTACCTAAGACAAAGGATTCTCTATTCATTTCCGTAACACCGAGAATGGATAGAGAATATACAACGGTAGAAAAGGCTAGTATCATCCTGAACAAAGGACAGGATCCTTTGTATAAATTAGACATCGTAAATGCACCTAGGGTCCAAACCTTGAAGATTGAATACGCGAAGACGGTAGAGCAGCTTGCCGAAATTTCAGCCGAAAAGATCTTCGATGCTATTTTAGGAAAATCAGAAGAATAATAATAAATTTCCTTGAGTCGTAAAAGATATGTTTTGGGTTTCTTAAATTTTCCAAGAGACCTTCTTTTCTTTGCGGCTTTGCGTGAAACGCCTATAAAATCCACCTAACATAAAATTATTGTAATTTAGGTTGCAATTTTCCGCCTCAGTGAGAAAATCCGAGACCTTTACGATGCAGTACAATACTTCTTTCTGGGACAATTGGACATTCGAAAGCCTTTTCGATCTATATGCAAAGGGACCTGATTTTTCGAGTTCCAAAGAATTAAAAATAAATAAAGAGACAAATTCCTATGATTGGATGGAGATCTGCACCGCATGTGTTCAGATAGAAAGTCTATTTCATCTGATCAACGAACTCATACTGAGAGAAAAAATATTCTATGACCAAAAGTTCTCCGCTGGTTGGAATTCCTTCGAAAGTCTGGATTCATTGGACGGAAGTCTTTTAGTTTCGGTGGACATTCCCACTGACGAACCGGAAGTAAAAGACTCTAGAAACGAAGCCTTAAAACTATTATGTGCCACGGATCTGATGAAAAAACATCAGGAAGAAAATCTAAAAGGTTATCGGGAGAATAAACAATCTCCTCACGAGTATTTCAGTCAGGTGGTTTGGGGAGCCGCAGGCAATTTAGGAAGAAGCGCATTTTTAGGAGCACATTACGTGGCTCATCCGATCCGAGCTTCTCTTTTGGAGCAAGTACCTTTATTCAAGCCAAGCGCGGATATCAATTCGGAAATTAAAGAATGGATAGACGAAGAAAGAGTGAAAGTATTCACAAGTCTTACTCCTGTTGGAAGAATGAATAATTTTCAGCTCATTCTTCCTCCTTTGGTGACTGAGGTAATAGAATCTTCTTCTTCCCTTTCTGAGATCATACCCGCAACGATTGAAACCAGGGCGAAATACAAAAAGATCCGAGAATGGATCGGAGAATACCAGGCGGCCTTGGAGAACGAGGGCCCTTCCCAGATCTCTAAGTTTAGAAAAACATTATATAATGTAAGTCAGGATTTGGAAAGGATGAGAAAGCCAGGAGAATTGGGAGATACTAAAGTAGGGATGTCTTATAT
It encodes the following:
- a CDS encoding DUF4180 domain-containing protein → MILKEVDTEKGPISFLSENDYIIRDNDSFFNLIYSANSDTIAIYSSNLPERFFDLTTGFAGEIFQKITNYQKRFIIIGDYSNITSKSFKDLIYESNKNGKVIFTETLEEGISLLK